A portion of the Diceros bicornis minor isolate mBicDic1 chromosome 20, mDicBic1.mat.cur, whole genome shotgun sequence genome contains these proteins:
- the LRRC70 gene encoding leucine-rich repeat-containing protein 70 isoform X2, which translates to MNRKTKNRAMCGLRFSLPCLRLFLLVTCCLVLLFRKEILGCSSVCQLCSGRQVTCRNLGLSSIPKNFPESTVFLYLTGNNISHINESELTGLHSLVALYLDNSRIVYVYPKAFVQLRHLYFLYLNNNFIKRLDPGIFEGLSNLRNLYLQSNQVSFVPRGVFNDLVSVQYLNLQRNRLTVLGSGTFVGMIALRILDLSNNKILRISDSGFQHLGNLDCLYLEGNNLTKVPSNAFEVLKSLKRLSLSHNHIEAIQPFAFKGLVNLEYLILKNSRIKNITRDGFSGINNLKHLILSHNNLENLNSDTFSLLKNLLYLKLDRNRIISIDDDTFENMGASLKILNLSFNNLTDLHPRVLKPLSSLTHLQANSNPWECNCKLLGLRDWLASSAITLNIYCQNPPSMRGRALHYIKWTDLTNCITSSTNVSRAWAIKSLHIHHKTTALMMAWHKVTTNGKHLENTESVTFWERIRTSPASRFFQENTFGNPLETTAVLPVQIQLTSSVDLNLGKNSALPIDAASVSGKTSLICAQEVEKLNEAFDILLAFFILACVLIIFLIYKVVQLKQKLKTPENSGENRLEYYSFYQSARYNVTTSICNTSPNSLESPGLEQIRLQKQIVPEVCWKSTLDS; encoded by the exons ATGAACAGAAAAACCAAGAACAGGGCTATGTGTGGATTACGTTTTTCTCTGCCTTGCCTACGACTGTTTCTACTTGTTACCTGTTGTCTTGTATTATTATTCCGTAAAGAGATACTTGGATGTTCGTCTGTTTGCCAGCTCTGCAGTGGGAGACAAGTTACCTGCCGTAACTTAGGCCTTTCAAGTATTCCTAAGAATTTTCCTGAAAGTACAGTTTTTCTGTATCTGACTGGAAATAATATATCTCATataaatgaaagtgaattaaCAGGACTTCATTCTCTTGTAGCATTGTATTTGGATAATTCTCGCATTGTGTATGTATATCCAAAAGCTTTTGTTCAGTTGAGGCATCTATATTTTTTATATCTAAATAATAACTTTATAAAACGCTTGGATCCTGGAATCTTTGAGGGACTTTCCAATCTTCGTAATTTATATTTACAGTCTAATCAAGTATCTTTTGTTCCAAGAGGAGTGTTTAATGATCTAGTTTCAGTTCAGTACTTAAATCTACAAAGGAATcgcctcactgtcctcgggagtGGTACCTTTGTTGGTATGATTGCTCTTCGGATACTTGATTTATCAAACAATAAAATTTTGAGGATATCAGACTCGGGCTTTCAACATCTTGGAAACCTGGATTGTTTGTATCTAGAAGGTAATAATTTAACAAAAGTGCCTTCAAATGCTTTTGAAGTACTTAAGAGTCTTAAAAGACTTTCTTTGTCTCATAACCATATTGAAGCAATACAGCCCTTTGCATTTAAAGGACTTGTCAACTTGGAGTATCTCATCCTGAAAAattcaagaattaaaaatattactaGGGACGGGTTTAGTGGAATTAATAATCTTAAACATTTGATCTTAAGTcataataatttagaaaatttaaattctgATACATTTAGCTTGTTAAAGAATTTACTTTACCTTAAGTTAGATAGAAACAGAATAATCAGCATTGATGATGATACATTTGAAAACATGGGAGCATCTTTGAAGATTCTTAATCTATCATTTAATAATCTTACAGACTTACACCCAAGGGTCCTTAAGCCATTGTCTTCATTGACTCATCTTCAGGCGAATTCTAATCCTTGGGAATGTAACTGCAAACTATTGGGCCTTCGCGACTGGCTAGCATCTTCAGCCATTACTCTAAACATCTATTGTCAGAATCCCCCATCCATGCGTGGCAGAGCATTGCATTATATTAAGTGGACTGACTTGACAAATTGCATTACTTCTTCAACAAATGTATCCAGAGCCTGGGCTATAAAATCTCTTCATATTCATCACAAGACCACTGCGTTAATGATGGCCTGGCATAAAGTAACCACAAATgggaaacatttggaaaatactgaGAGCGTTACTTTCTGGGAACGAATTCGTACTTCACCTGCCAGTAGATTTTTTCAAGAGAATACCTTTGGTAATCCATTAGAGACTACTGCAGTGTTACCTGTGCAAATACAGCTTACTTCTTCTGTTGACTTGAACTTGGGAAAAAACAGTGCTCTACCGATTGATGCTGCTTCAGTATCAGGGAAAACATCTCTAATTTGTGCACAAGAAGTTGAAAAGTTGAATGAGGCTTTTGACATTCTGCTagcttttttcattttagcttgtgttttaatcatttttttgatCTACAAAGTTGTTCAATTGAAACAAAAACTAAAGACACCAGAAAACTCAGGGGAAAATAGACTTGAATACTACAGCTTTTATCAGTCAGCAAGGTATAATGTAACTACCTCAATTTGTAATACTTCCCCAAATTCTCTAGAAAGCCCTGGTTTGGAACAGATTCGACTTCAGAAACAGATTGTTCCTGAAG TATGCTGGAAGTCTACGCTAGACTCTTAA
- the LRRC70 gene encoding leucine-rich repeat-containing protein 70 isoform X1: MNRKTKNRAMCGLRFSLPCLRLFLLVTCCLVLLFRKEILGCSSVCQLCSGRQVTCRNLGLSSIPKNFPESTVFLYLTGNNISHINESELTGLHSLVALYLDNSRIVYVYPKAFVQLRHLYFLYLNNNFIKRLDPGIFEGLSNLRNLYLQSNQVSFVPRGVFNDLVSVQYLNLQRNRLTVLGSGTFVGMIALRILDLSNNKILRISDSGFQHLGNLDCLYLEGNNLTKVPSNAFEVLKSLKRLSLSHNHIEAIQPFAFKGLVNLEYLILKNSRIKNITRDGFSGINNLKHLILSHNNLENLNSDTFSLLKNLLYLKLDRNRIISIDDDTFENMGASLKILNLSFNNLTDLHPRVLKPLSSLTHLQANSNPWECNCKLLGLRDWLASSAITLNIYCQNPPSMRGRALHYIKWTDLTNCITSSTNVSRAWAIKSLHIHHKTTALMMAWHKVTTNGKHLENTESVTFWERIRTSPASRFFQENTFGNPLETTAVLPVQIQLTSSVDLNLGKNSALPIDAASVSGKTSLICAQEVEKLNEAFDILLAFFILACVLIIFLIYKVVQLKQKLKTPENSGENRLEYYSFYQSARYNVTTSICNTSPNSLESPGLEQIRLQKQIVPEGEAQVILFEHSAL; this comes from the coding sequence ATGAACAGAAAAACCAAGAACAGGGCTATGTGTGGATTACGTTTTTCTCTGCCTTGCCTACGACTGTTTCTACTTGTTACCTGTTGTCTTGTATTATTATTCCGTAAAGAGATACTTGGATGTTCGTCTGTTTGCCAGCTCTGCAGTGGGAGACAAGTTACCTGCCGTAACTTAGGCCTTTCAAGTATTCCTAAGAATTTTCCTGAAAGTACAGTTTTTCTGTATCTGACTGGAAATAATATATCTCATataaatgaaagtgaattaaCAGGACTTCATTCTCTTGTAGCATTGTATTTGGATAATTCTCGCATTGTGTATGTATATCCAAAAGCTTTTGTTCAGTTGAGGCATCTATATTTTTTATATCTAAATAATAACTTTATAAAACGCTTGGATCCTGGAATCTTTGAGGGACTTTCCAATCTTCGTAATTTATATTTACAGTCTAATCAAGTATCTTTTGTTCCAAGAGGAGTGTTTAATGATCTAGTTTCAGTTCAGTACTTAAATCTACAAAGGAATcgcctcactgtcctcgggagtGGTACCTTTGTTGGTATGATTGCTCTTCGGATACTTGATTTATCAAACAATAAAATTTTGAGGATATCAGACTCGGGCTTTCAACATCTTGGAAACCTGGATTGTTTGTATCTAGAAGGTAATAATTTAACAAAAGTGCCTTCAAATGCTTTTGAAGTACTTAAGAGTCTTAAAAGACTTTCTTTGTCTCATAACCATATTGAAGCAATACAGCCCTTTGCATTTAAAGGACTTGTCAACTTGGAGTATCTCATCCTGAAAAattcaagaattaaaaatattactaGGGACGGGTTTAGTGGAATTAATAATCTTAAACATTTGATCTTAAGTcataataatttagaaaatttaaattctgATACATTTAGCTTGTTAAAGAATTTACTTTACCTTAAGTTAGATAGAAACAGAATAATCAGCATTGATGATGATACATTTGAAAACATGGGAGCATCTTTGAAGATTCTTAATCTATCATTTAATAATCTTACAGACTTACACCCAAGGGTCCTTAAGCCATTGTCTTCATTGACTCATCTTCAGGCGAATTCTAATCCTTGGGAATGTAACTGCAAACTATTGGGCCTTCGCGACTGGCTAGCATCTTCAGCCATTACTCTAAACATCTATTGTCAGAATCCCCCATCCATGCGTGGCAGAGCATTGCATTATATTAAGTGGACTGACTTGACAAATTGCATTACTTCTTCAACAAATGTATCCAGAGCCTGGGCTATAAAATCTCTTCATATTCATCACAAGACCACTGCGTTAATGATGGCCTGGCATAAAGTAACCACAAATgggaaacatttggaaaatactgaGAGCGTTACTTTCTGGGAACGAATTCGTACTTCACCTGCCAGTAGATTTTTTCAAGAGAATACCTTTGGTAATCCATTAGAGACTACTGCAGTGTTACCTGTGCAAATACAGCTTACTTCTTCTGTTGACTTGAACTTGGGAAAAAACAGTGCTCTACCGATTGATGCTGCTTCAGTATCAGGGAAAACATCTCTAATTTGTGCACAAGAAGTTGAAAAGTTGAATGAGGCTTTTGACATTCTGCTagcttttttcattttagcttgtgttttaatcatttttttgatCTACAAAGTTGTTCAATTGAAACAAAAACTAAAGACACCAGAAAACTCAGGGGAAAATAGACTTGAATACTACAGCTTTTATCAGTCAGCAAGGTATAATGTAACTACCTCAATTTGTAATACTTCCCCAAATTCTCTAGAAAGCCCTGGTTTGGAACAGATTCGACTTCAGAAACAGATTGTTCCTGAAGGTGAGGCACAGGTCATTCTCTTTGAGCATTCTGCTTTATAA
- the LRRC70 gene encoding leucine-rich repeat-containing protein 70 isoform X3, with protein MNRKTKNRAMCGLRFSLPCLRLFLLVTCCLVLLFRKEILGCSSVCQLCSGRQVTCRNLGLSSIPKNFPESTVFLYLTGNNISHINESELTGLHSLVALYLDNSRIVYVYPKAFVQLRHLYFLYLNNNFIKRLDPGIFEGLSNLRNLYLQSNQVSFVPRGVFNDLVSVQYLNLQRNRLTVLGSGTFVGMIALRILDLSNNKILRISDSGFQHLGNLDCLYLEDLHPRVLKPLSSLTHLQANSNPWECNCKLLGLRDWLASSAITLNIYCQNPPSMRGRALHYIKWTDLTNCITSSTNVSRAWAIKSLHIHHKTTALMMAWHKVTTNGKHLENTESVTFWERIRTSPASRFFQENTFGNPLETTAVLPVQIQLTSSVDLNLGKNSALPIDAASVSGKTSLICAQEVEKLNEAFDILLAFFILACVLIIFLIYKVVQLKQKLKTPENSGENRLEYYSFYQSARYNVTTSICNTSPNSLESPGLEQIRLQKQIVPEGEAQVILFEHSAL; from the exons ATGAACAGAAAAACCAAGAACAGGGCTATGTGTGGATTACGTTTTTCTCTGCCTTGCCTACGACTGTTTCTACTTGTTACCTGTTGTCTTGTATTATTATTCCGTAAAGAGATACTTGGATGTTCGTCTGTTTGCCAGCTCTGCAGTGGGAGACAAGTTACCTGCCGTAACTTAGGCCTTTCAAGTATTCCTAAGAATTTTCCTGAAAGTACAGTTTTTCTGTATCTGACTGGAAATAATATATCTCATataaatgaaagtgaattaaCAGGACTTCATTCTCTTGTAGCATTGTATTTGGATAATTCTCGCATTGTGTATGTATATCCAAAAGCTTTTGTTCAGTTGAGGCATCTATATTTTTTATATCTAAATAATAACTTTATAAAACGCTTGGATCCTGGAATCTTTGAGGGACTTTCCAATCTTCGTAATTTATATTTACAGTCTAATCAAGTATCTTTTGTTCCAAGAGGAGTGTTTAATGATCTAGTTTCAGTTCAGTACTTAAATCTACAAAGGAATcgcctcactgtcctcgggagtGGTACCTTTGTTGGTATGATTGCTCTTCGGATACTTGATTTATCAAACAATAAAATTTTGAGGATATCAGACTCGGGCTTTCAACATCTTGGAAACCTGGATTGTTTGTATCTAGAAG ACTTACACCCAAGGGTCCTTAAGCCATTGTCTTCATTGACTCATCTTCAGGCGAATTCTAATCCTTGGGAATGTAACTGCAAACTATTGGGCCTTCGCGACTGGCTAGCATCTTCAGCCATTACTCTAAACATCTATTGTCAGAATCCCCCATCCATGCGTGGCAGAGCATTGCATTATATTAAGTGGACTGACTTGACAAATTGCATTACTTCTTCAACAAATGTATCCAGAGCCTGGGCTATAAAATCTCTTCATATTCATCACAAGACCACTGCGTTAATGATGGCCTGGCATAAAGTAACCACAAATgggaaacatttggaaaatactgaGAGCGTTACTTTCTGGGAACGAATTCGTACTTCACCTGCCAGTAGATTTTTTCAAGAGAATACCTTTGGTAATCCATTAGAGACTACTGCAGTGTTACCTGTGCAAATACAGCTTACTTCTTCTGTTGACTTGAACTTGGGAAAAAACAGTGCTCTACCGATTGATGCTGCTTCAGTATCAGGGAAAACATCTCTAATTTGTGCACAAGAAGTTGAAAAGTTGAATGAGGCTTTTGACATTCTGCTagcttttttcattttagcttgtgttttaatcatttttttgatCTACAAAGTTGTTCAATTGAAACAAAAACTAAAGACACCAGAAAACTCAGGGGAAAATAGACTTGAATACTACAGCTTTTATCAGTCAGCAAGGTATAATGTAACTACCTCAATTTGTAATACTTCCCCAAATTCTCTAGAAAGCCCTGGTTTGGAACAGATTCGACTTCAGAAACAGATTGTTCCTGAAGGTGAGGCACAGGTCATTCTCTTTGAGCATTCTGCTTTATAA